Proteins encoded by one window of Lathyrus oleraceus cultivar Zhongwan6 chromosome 1, CAAS_Psat_ZW6_1.0, whole genome shotgun sequence:
- the LOC127105361 gene encoding uncharacterized protein LOC127105361, giving the protein MEDGLFPTLIQLYDPMYHCFTFPDYQLMPTLEEYSHLIGVPISSQAPFSGLEEDPKDQDIAKVTYLKMSEIRDHMTTKGKMLGLTAKFLMNKAQYFARMRSVDAFEVDFALLIYGLFLFPSFDDFIAMDAIKIFLIGNLVPTLLVDVYHPVHMRNSYSGGMITCCVPMLYKWFISHLPRSHAFWNLKDGLLWSQKIMSLTHLDIVWYSRDYDGVSIIDSCGGFSNGPLLGTKGGISCNPILASRQLGYPMSDKPKNIHLDGLFFKECKDCKALKEKIMQAWRHVHKLEKKVLGKTNCVSLEPYLKWVQDRAISLKMP; this is encoded by the coding sequence ATGGAAGATGGACTTTTTCCTACTTTGATTCAACTTTATGATCCTATGTATCACTGTTTCACTTTCCCCGACTATCAGCTTATGCCAACACTTGAAGAATACTCTCATTTGATTGGTGTTCCTATTTCTAGTCAAGCTCCATTTTCTGGTTTGGAGGAAGATCCCAAAGATCAAGACATTGCAAAGGTTACTTACTTGAAAATGTCAGAGATTAGGGATCACATGACCACAAAAGGAAAAATGCTTGGTTTGACAGCTAAGTTTCTAATGAACAAAGCTCAGTATTTTGCTAGAATGAGGAGTGTAGATGCGTTTGAGGTTGATTTTGCTCTACTTATCTATGGATTGTTCCTATTTCCTAGTTTTGATGACTTTATTGCCATGGATGCCATCAAGATCTTCTTAATAGGAAATCTAGTTCCTACTTTGCTTGTCGATGTCTATCATCCTGTTCATATGAGGAATTCTTATAGCGGGGGAATGATTACATGTTGCGTGCCtatgttgtacaagtggtttatttctcacttgccaAGGTCTCATGCTTTTTGGAATCTTAAGGATGGTCTTTTATGGTCACAAAAGATTATGTCGCTCACACATTTAGATATTGTTTGGTATAGTCGTGACTATGATGGAGTTAGTATCATTGATAGTTGTGGAGGATTTTCTAATGGacctcttcttggtacaaaagGAGGCATCAGTTGCAACCCAATCCTAGCTAGTCGTCAACTCGGTTATCCAATGAGCGATAAGCCAAAGAATATTCACTTGGATGGTTTGTTCTTTAAGGAATGTAAAGATTGCAAAGCGCTCAAAGAGAAGATTATGCAGGCTTGGCGCCATGTTCATAAGCTAGAAAAGAAAGTTTTAGGGAAGACAAATTGTGTATCTTTAGAACCTTACCTTAAATGGGTTCAAGATAGGGCCATCAGCTTGAAAATGCCTTAA
- the LOC127105372 gene encoding uncharacterized protein LOC127105372 → MTVTCEPIFNLLRKDQAIEWNSDCQQAFEKIKGYLQEPPILIPPIPGKPLFMYLTVLEGSMGCVLGQHDETGKKEHAIYYLSKKFTDCESRYSLLEKTCCALAWAAIHLRLSRWHMLLSEYDIQYITHKSIKGIVLSDYLANHPVEDCEPLKFDFPDEDIMLVKDCETPSPDEGPEPGSCWKIMFDGSFNCMGHGVGAMLMNPNGGYTPFTARLCFECTKNIVEYEACILGIKILEVYRESSLVIYQVKGEWETRDEKLIPYHAHIMELIKYFDEITFHHVPREESQIANALDMLASMFQVRFLNEAPLIIIERKIAPAYCILVEEEIDEKPRFYDIKNYLQNQEYPVNETTLNKKTLRRLASKFFLSNEKEFHVSDTPSVGDDNPEAWHTQIFRSIDSTSVEGFPKEPKDALEKNLICGKNVLIGMSIHTAYVKVIRAAQHYIYIEN, encoded by the exons ATGACTGTTACATGTGAGCCTATATTCAATTTGCTCCGAAAGGATCAAGCAAttgaatggaattctgattgtCAGCAAGCTTTTGAGAAGATTAAAGGTTATCTCCAAGAACCTCCTATTTTGATTCCACCCATTCCAGGGAAGCCTCTCttcatgtatttgactgtgctcgaaggATCCATGGGTTGCGTACTAGGTCAACATGATGAAACTGGAAAGAAggagcatgccatttactacttgagcaagaagtttactgattgtgaaaGCAGATATTCACTtttagagaaaacttgttgtgctttagcatgggctGCCATACATCTTAG ACTTTCCCGTTGGCACATGTTGTTATCTGAATACGACATCCAGTACATAACCCATAAATCCATCAAAGGAATTGTTTTGTCTGACTACCTCGCTAATCATCCTGTCGAAGACTGTGAGccattgaagtttgatttcccaGATGAAGACATTATGTTGGTGAAAGATTGTGAAACTCCAAGCCCAGATGAAGGTCCCGAGCCAGGTTCCTGTTGGAAGATAATGTTTGATGGTTCCTTCAATTGCATGGGGCATGGTGTGGGAGCTATGTTGATGAATCCCAATGGTGGGTATACTCCTTTCACAGCAAGATTGTGTTTTGAATGTACCAAAAACATTGTagagtatgaagcatgtatcttgggtatcaAGATCCTTGAAGTATATAGAGAGTCATCCTTGGTGATCTACCAAGTCAAAGGCGAATGGGAAACTCGTGATGAGAAGTTAATCCCATATCATGCCCACATTATGGAATTGATAAAGTACTTTGATGAAATCACCTTCCATCATGTTCCGAGAGAAGAAAGTCAGATAGCAAATGCTTTGGATATGTTAGCCTCTATGTTCCAAGTTAGATTTCTCAATGAGGCACCACTCATCATAATTGAGAGGAAAATTGCGCCAGCCTATTGTATATTGGTTGAAGAAGAAATTGACGAGAAACCGCGGTTCTATGATATCAAGAACTACTTACAAAATCAAGAATACCCAGTGAATGAAACAACCCTAAATAAGAAGACTCTAAGGAGGTTGGCATCCAAATTCTTCCTTAGCAACGAG AAAGAGTTTCACGTGTCTGATACTCCTAGTGTTGGTGATGATAATCCTGAAGCTTGGCATACTCAGATATTTCGTTCCATTGATTCAACCTCTGTCGAAGGATTTCCAAAGGAGCCAAAAGATGCATTGGAAAAGAATCTAATATGTGGGAAGAATGTGTTGATTGGCATGAGCATACATACAGCATATGTAAAGGTCATTCGTGCCGCGCAGCATTACATTTATATAGAGAATTAA